A segment of the Salmo trutta chromosome 3, fSalTru1.1, whole genome shotgun sequence genome:
aaaaaatgttattcATTCTGGTATGAGAACGGTAGCCCCTATGTTTAAAAGCAGGTGTCTGCGGAAAGCTGAGTATCTTGGCTATTGATCGGTGCCTTCAAATCTTTGGTGTGACTTATTACCATATAtgggaatatacatttataaaGACTGCTATCTACATTCCGGTTAGCGTTATGAAGAATAAACACGGAATACGTTGATACACACCAAAAGCCAGGACTTCACAGCTCATGATGATGTCTTATGTATCTGCCTGTGACCTACCGTTATTGACCACCAGCCCCGagagtcaaaatgtttattttacacaaCGTTTTCACCAAACAACAAACATCTTACAAGGTAAGCTTTGATTTGGTCTGTGTTTGAGCTATAGCTAGATGGGGGGTATCAAATTAATCCTTATGTTGGTAGGAACAAATCCAGTGTATTGTTTAATGTTATCTGATGATGCATGACTTAATGGCAACATCAAATGTCTACTGAGTGACTATCTTCCCTCATCAAAAATATGATGTCGCCTGCTTACGCGCTGTAGGCATCCATTACACAGGGGATTGGCTACTATGGCACCTTGACAGTATTGTAGCCAATGAGATAAGCTTTCCAGGGATATGCAGTTGACCTGGGTGGGACAAAGCAAGGCCTAAAACCTTTTAATGCGTAATGCAAACTATTTCTACCTGGTTCAGAGACGAGACGCACCGAGCACTCTACATTACATTGTAAACAGATTTCATCGCTTTAATTTCATTGCTTTAGCATAAAAAATGGCTtctcaagaaaaaaaaaacaactaaGGCAATTAGTAAGAACATCTGACAGGAACCTAAAAAGAAGGCAGCTACGAATAAGCATATCGACATGGGGGGGAGCTATTTGGACAACGAGGATTTCGAACCGACCAACTAAGATTGCTTTCTAGAAGGATTGGATCCACTTTTAGATCTGTAAGTAAATTATTTTCATGACTTTTTATATAGCTTATTTActatatgtattttttattttttttacaagttGTCTGCTTTTTGTGCTTTGGAATTAGTTTACATAGGCCTATGTAACAAGTCATTTCAATGTTATATACTTTCAAGGTAGTTATTGTCTATGTTTCATATTAGTTCACTGTTTACTGTTCTAAGTTTCATCCTTGGAACTTTGGAGGGGCCACTAAACTCTCATGACCAATGGAGAGGCCACTAAACTCTCATGACCAATGGAGAGGCCACTAAACTCTCATGACCAATGGAGAGGCCACTAAACTCTCATGACCAATGGAGAGGCAACTAAACTCTCATGACCAATGGAGAGGCCACTAAACTCTCATGGCCATTGGAGAGCCCACCTAAACTCTCATGGCCATTGGAGAGGCCACCTAAACTCTCATGGCCATTGGAGAGGCCACCTAAACTCTCATGGCCATTGGAGAGGCCACCTAAACTCTCATGGCCAATGGAGAGGCCACCTAAACTCTCATGGCCATTGGAGAGGCCACCTAAACTCTCATGGCCATTGGAGAGGCCACCTAAACTCTCATGGCCATTGGAGAGGCCACCTAAACTCTCATGGTCATTGTTTATTTGTGCCACTcacctctgtctttgtctctcaaaGTGTTACTGTTTGCATTGTGTCTGTGCTTCACACCTTCTATGTGAGTCACTGTACAGATAAAGTTTAGCCTCTGTGTTTTTACTTTACAGTAATGTCGTTTTTGTAAATTTAGTCAACTGTAATTCTACGTGTCTTACAACAATATCTCTTTATTTTTTTCACCACAGGAGGAAGCAGAGTATTTGGATGATGACGTTTGGGAGCCACCCCTCCCCAGCAAGCACCCCCACCGGTCAGGGTCCTgaccccactcctcttcaaccaCCCCCCACTGCAGACCCTGGCCCCACTCCCCTTCAACCACCCCCACTGCAGACCCTGACCCCACACCACTTCAACCACCCCCATTCCAGACCCTgaccccactcctcttcaaccaCCCCCACTCCAGGTCCTGGCCCCACTCCCCTTCAACCACCCCCATTCCAGACCCTGACCCCACACCACTTCAACCACCCCCCATTCCAGACCCTgaccccactcctcttcaaccaCCCCCACTCCAGGTCCTGGCCCCACTCCCCTTCAACCACCCCCATTCCAGACCCTGACCCCACACCACTTCAACCACCCCCCATTCCAGACTCTgaccccactcctcttcaaccaCCCCCCACTGCAGACCCTgaccccactcctcttcaaccaCCCCCCACTGCAGGCCCTGGCCCCACTCCCCTTCAACCACCCCCACTCCAGGCCCTGACCCCACTCCCCTTCAACCACCCCCACTCCAGGTCCTGGCCCCACTCCCCTTCAACCACCCCCATTGCAGACCCTGGCCCCACTCCCCTTCAACCACCCCCACTCCACGTCCTGGCCCCACTCCCCTTCAACCACCCCCACTCCAGGTCCTGGCCCCACTCCCCTTCAACCACCCCCACTGCAGACCCTGGCCCCACTCCCCTTCAACCACCCCCATTCCAGGCCCTGACCCCACTCCCCTTCAACCACCCCCGCTCCAGGCCCTAACCCCACTCCGGGTTAGGGTTttgctggggtaggccatcattgtaaatatgaattagttcttaaatgacttgcctagttgaataatggttaaataaataatgatcTAGGCCTCACCAGAGAAGTGGGAGAGGCAGTGGAAGCAGCACAACAGAGGGTGATGAAACAGAGGACAGGTTGCGTACGGTCCTTGAAGATGATGAGAAGCCAGAATGATTTAGGTTAAAACCCAAATGACCCGAAGGCCCACAGTTGATTAGTGATGAAACATACACCCGCTTACAGCTGTTTCAGCTTACTTTACCACCTCTGTACTGGGAACACCAATTAGTAATACCAACAAGTATGGGGACAAGAAGCAGCAGGGGGAGGGAAGATGTCCTGGAAACCTGTCACCATGGGTGACATGCTCAACTACATTTCCTTGGTGATTTACATGGGACTGGTAAATGTATCAAGTTGACAACTGGAGCAAGTCGGTTCGAGTTCCCCACCTCCATCACTGATTCTTGACCATCAACCATATTCGTCACATGAGTGACCCACAAAAGGATCAGGAGAATGCCCAGAAAAAGGGGTTTGCAGGGTATGATCGTCTTGCAAGAGTCAAGCCCCTTGATCATGACGTGGTGGAGGCACGCAAAACTTACTTCAAGCCTGCTCAAAATCTATCTATAGATGAGCGCATGGTTGCCTCAAAGGCTCGATTTGACTTGAAGCAATATATGAAAAACAAGCAGACCAAATGGGGCTACAAGATTTTCGTGCTAGTCGATTCAGCCTGCCTACACGTCAAACTGTTTCATCTATGAAGGCAAGACGATCACACCCACTGGGAAGGGCCTTAGTAATGACTCTGTCATGCAGCTGATGGACTTCACCTTACTTGGCAATGGGTACAAGCTCTCTGTGGACAATTTTTATACTAGTCCCATGCTTTTCATAGACCTCTTGAAAAAGTAAATAGGGGCTTTTGTCACCATTCGTCTTAACATAATCGTGTTCCCCAAGACAAAGGTAAATGACATGACAAAGACAACGGAGACGGGGACCATACGTTGGATCAGGACTAACAAGTGGCTTTTTGTAAAATGGAAGAACACTAGGGAAGTAACCATGCTCACCACACAGCGTAAGGCATTCAATAACGACCATGTCCCAAGGAGGGTGAAAACGCCAATGTTCCCGTTTCTGTGAAGGACTACAATGCCAGCATGGAGGGTGTCAACCTATCTGATGTTCTGATAGGCTACTACCAGGTCTTCCACAAGACCAGGAAGTGGTGTAAGACTTTTGTTTACCACTTTGTGGACATTGCTACAGTAAATGCTTTCATTCTCCACAAGCAGATGGCCAAAGCAAAAGGACAAACCCCTCTCTACCAGTTGGCCCCCCGAGAGCAGCTGGTGTTGGAAATGGCTGAATTGGGGGCCCAAAGCAACCTCACAACCATCACTAAGACCCCCCCACTCAAGGTGAGCGCCACTATCCAACACACATGCCAAAAGACGAAAGGAAGAACTGTAAGTATTGCACAAAACACAGGGGGGGAAAAAAGGGGGGAATTCTAGATCTTCTGTCTGAAATGCCAGTTCACTTTTTGTTTCCTGGTCAGAGAGGGACTGCTTCAAAGACTATCACAACATGCACAAGCTACGGTGAAGGTGAAATCTAATCGTCTACACCTGGGATGTAAAACAAACACGAATGCCATTTGTAAATAGTTcagcttatttaaaaaaaaaaatgtatgatagaCATAGGTGTGCAACCAAGTTTGTGTTTAAtaagatttatttttttatactgaTTATTTGTATGTGGGACCAATACGTTGGATATGCCTAGGCTAAACATTCAggcactttggagaggttgaaaaaacaCTTGGATTTCCCCTGTGTTTGAGAAGTTGGTGTTGTAGAAATGTCGTTTTTATAGCTAACAATAACTTTTAGGCACATCCAGTGTGCAAAAACACTGCAATTACCACATGcagacactttggagaggttgaaaggacacttgaatgtaccctggataccccataactccaccacaatgtttgagtgaGGTTCATATGGTAGAAATGTTATTTTATACTGAACACATAGCATTTAGGAATTGCAAATATGCAATAGCACTGGAATGATCTAATTTACAGACATATGCCACGTTGGAGAGGTTTAGGGACACTTGGAAACATCCCGTGACCACACCTAGTAAGCtaacttaacattagctagctaacaagctagaaatgaACCAAAAAATGGTTTAGAAACTTGCATTTAGTTGCCTgttttgctagattgacatatactaaattcatttttaaacggttgggtttattggtgttaaaatacaccatttaTGCTATTTTgaaccaccaggctgctgatgtcctgcagcctgtagtttttgtgtttaaACTTTTCCATTGTTGTTTTAAAAAAGTATAATGTCAGACGACAATACAATattcatgatgtcactgtgacaactgtatacagacatgtcgatagacgtagtataaaTCAGTCTTTaatcttgaaatctttggttgtttactacactccCTTACTCACTCtttttagcacatggcctcacatgtgcaTCCTTAAAGTGATGgatggggctaaggcttaaaagggtgtgaacaATTCTGAattggtgtagacaaagaagagctctccagtaggtactaaaacattcaagggccattttctcaaaagtgggctTACAAGTTCAtctactttcaaagcagaattactttcccattgttcctcaactgtagtgtatgagatacaattttctagctctgagtctctacttttatccaatgtaaaaaacacaatttcaaatttagTGTTTTACATAAGATCAAGCCGTTCGGTCACATATCAGCATTTCTGATTTTACAAAAACTTATATGCCTATATATCTTAGatagacatactgtactgtaacttCAGACATTTAAATGTTATTTCCCAATCATAACATATAGTGTTGATGTTATATACTTTTCTCTTCTTCTCCATATAGTGATGACATCATAtagtcttctcttcttcttctcctgtcTTCTTCTCCATATCATACAGCCTAGTGGTTGTTGGTTGGATC
Coding sequences within it:
- the LOC115163874 gene encoding extensin-like, coding for MTFGSHPSPASTPTGPGPTPLQPPPFQTLTPHHFNHPPFQTLTPLLFNHPHSRSWPHSPSTTPIPDPDPTPLQPPPIPDSDPTPLQPPPTADPDPTPLQPPPTAGPGPTPLQPPPLQALTPLPFNHPHSRSWPHSPSTTPIADPGPTPLQPPPLHVLAPLPFNHPHSRSWPHSPSTTPTADPGPTPLQPPPFQALTPLPFNHPRSRP